The genomic window TCTCCTTCTTTTTCACAGGGAGAGAACGTTGGAGACAAAGAAGCTCCTCGGGAACATTCAGCGTGTGCTGGATTCAGTAGGAGTTGACAAGCACATAGATACCGATCGTCTTCACCGTCCTGAGATTGGAGCTTCGCGATGGGAATATCTGAAAGAGCTAGAAGCGGACTTACGAAAAACGATTGATGCATTCAGTGATGATGAGCGTCTTCCAGATACACTCATGCGGCTTGCCAATCTGCATTTCCAAGATGGTAATCTAGCAAAGGCCATTATGCTGTACGATTTGGTTTTGGGTATTGAACCCCGTCGTCCTGAGGCTATCATGTATATGGGCATCGCATATCTCTATGCAGACAAACCGCGTGATGCAGTTGAGTGCTTTCGCGTCATCAATGACATGCAACCCAATGAAGCTGAAATCTTGGCATATTTGGCTTTGGCTGAGTTTCAGGCCGGTAAATTGTCTCGTGCGAAGAACCACCTGGACCGTTCTCTTGAGATTACCCCAGATTGTGACCGAGCATTATATGTCAAATCTCTCTATTTGGAAGAGCTTGGGAGAATAGAAGAGGCTACAGATGAACTCGAAAAGCTGCTCAAAATCAATCCCGCCTCATTTCCCGCTCTTCTCCAACTAGCGAGGATGAGAACTGAGCAGGGCGATGTTGAATCTGCTAAGAAACTTCTAGATCGTGCCCTGAATATGGATCCTGCTCATCCCATAGCCCTCTCAGCTTTAGGCGATATTTTCTATGAACTGGACCAATATGAGTCTGCGCTCTACTACTTCGACAAAGCACTAGGAATCAATCCTGACTTTTCCGAACTCTGGGTAAAAAAGGGGGATGCCCATATGGCTTTGAGAGCCACAGAACAGGCTCATAACGCATACGAGAAGGCGGTCAGCTTGGATCCGGAAAATGCGACTGCTTGGATGAAGAATGGTGAGCTATTGGCGCTTCAAGGAGATAGGTCTGCTGCACTGAAATGTTACGATACAGCTATTTCTTTGGAACCTGAAAACGCTGAATTTGCTCATCAGCGAGGTATGCTTCATATTGCTGCTGGAAAACTCGAAAGTGCACTAATCGATTTTGACCTTGCTCTCGCAGCAGAACCAAGCGATCCCACGCATATTTACCAACGGGCAATTGTATTGGAGCTTCTAGATAGGCCAGAAGAAGCAAAGCGGACTTGGGAAATCGCTCGGGACTTGTATGAAAGCATCGGAAATCCCAACAAAGCAGCTGAATGCTCAGCTCGTGCAAGAAGACTTGCTTAGCTGATTAGAGATTTTCCCGTTGATGCTGTCTATTTGAAGAATTGCTTCTCATATCCTTGAGATTATGCACCATGTTGATACTTGGTGCGACTACAAAGAAACATTCCACATTCTTGCTTTCTCCTGGGTTCAGACGAGCATCATCTTTGAGTGTAATCCATTGGACCTGCTCTCCTCCGTTTGACAATGAAAGTGCTCTATTTGATTTGTTGTTTGAAATGATTCCGAGAATCTGGTTAGTTTCCTGGTTATGGAAAGCACCCCACCCCTCTTCTGAGTCCGGGCGGAGGGCTGTTGAAACCGCTGTAGGCTTGTATGCGATTCTCTTTCCCTCAATAACGGTATGGATTTCACTTTGGG from Candidatus Lokiarchaeota archaeon includes these protein-coding regions:
- a CDS encoding tetratricopeptide repeat protein, with translation METKKLLGNIQRVLDSVGVDKHIDTDRLHRPEIGASRWEYLKELEADLRKTIDAFSDDERLPDTLMRLANLHFQDGNLAKAIMLYDLVLGIEPRRPEAIMYMGIAYLYADKPRDAVECFRVINDMQPNEAEILAYLALAEFQAGKLSRAKNHLDRSLEITPDCDRALYVKSLYLEELGRIEEATDELEKLLKINPASFPALLQLARMRTEQGDVESAKKLLDRALNMDPAHPIALSALGDIFYELDQYESALYYFDKALGINPDFSELWVKKGDAHMALRATEQAHNAYEKAVSLDPENATAWMKNGELLALQGDRSAALKCYDTAISLEPENAEFAHQRGMLHIAAGKLESALIDFDLALAAEPSDPTHIYQRAIVLELLDRPEEAKRTWEIARDLYESIGNPNKAAECSARARRLA